In Oceanispirochaeta sp., the genomic stretch TGCACTGAGTGGTTTGGAGTATTATCAGTGGTATGATGAACTGGAACCGCGGCTGCTTCCCTGTGTCAATGTAAGAGCGTCTCTGGCTGTAGTAGAACTGGGAGAAACTGAGAGAGGTATCGTGTACCGTACGGATGCTCTCAAATCTAAAAAGGTTAAAATACTGGGAGTCTTCCCGGAGGAGAGTCATACTCCGGTTTCCTATTTCTGTGCCTTTTTAAAACAGGGAAGTCCTGGAGGAAGAGACTTTTATGATTATATTTCCACCAGTGAGG encodes the following:
- the modA gene encoding molybdate ABC transporter substrate-binding protein — translated: ALSGLEYYQWYDELEPRLLPCVNVRASLAVVELGETERGIVYRTDALKSKKVKILGVFPEESHTPVSYFCAFLKQGSPGGRDFYDYISTSEDAAEVLRQYGFEVQ